One Pseudomonas brassicacearum genomic region harbors:
- a CDS encoding polysaccharide deacetylase family protein encodes MAKDILCAFGVDVDAVAGWLGSYGGEDSPDDISRGLFAGEIGAPRLLKLFERYGLRTTWFIPGHSLETFPEQMKAVADAGHEIGVHGYSHENPIAMTPQQEEAVLDKSIELITQVTGKRPTGYVAPWWEFSKVTNELLLKKGIKYDHSLMHNDFHPYYVRVGDSWTKIDYSQHPDTWMKPLVRGQETDLVEVPANWYLDDLPPMMFIKKSPNSHGFVNPRHLEEMWRDQFDWVYREHEHAVFTMTIHPDVSGRPQVLLMLERLIEHIQGHAGVRFVTFDEIADDFIRRNPRSR; translated from the coding sequence ATGGCTAAAGATATTCTTTGTGCATTTGGGGTCGATGTAGACGCCGTGGCGGGCTGGCTCGGCTCCTATGGCGGTGAAGATTCGCCCGACGATATTTCCCGGGGCCTGTTTGCCGGTGAAATCGGCGCGCCGCGGCTGCTCAAACTGTTCGAGCGCTACGGCCTGCGCACTACCTGGTTTATTCCCGGGCATTCCCTGGAGACCTTTCCCGAGCAGATGAAAGCCGTGGCCGACGCGGGCCACGAGATCGGTGTGCACGGCTATAGCCACGAAAACCCCATCGCAATGACCCCGCAACAGGAAGAAGCGGTGCTCGACAAGTCCATCGAGTTGATTACCCAGGTGACCGGCAAGCGGCCTACCGGCTACGTCGCACCCTGGTGGGAATTCAGCAAAGTGACCAACGAGCTGCTGCTCAAGAAAGGCATCAAGTACGACCACAGCCTGATGCACAACGACTTCCATCCCTACTACGTTCGCGTTGGCGACAGCTGGACCAAGATCGACTACAGCCAACACCCGGACACCTGGATGAAGCCGCTGGTGCGTGGCCAGGAAACCGACTTGGTGGAGGTCCCGGCGAACTGGTACCTCGACGATTTGCCACCGATGATGTTCATCAAGAAGTCGCCCAACAGCCACGGTTTCGTCAATCCACGGCACCTCGAGGAGATGTGGCGCGATCAGTTCGACTGGGTCTATCGCGAACACGAGCATGCCGTGTTCACCATGACCATCCACCCCGACGTCTCCGGGCGTCCCCAGGTGCTGCTGATGCTGGAGCGCCTGATCGAACACATTCAGGGCCATGCCGGCGTGCGCTTCGTCACGTTCGATGAAATTGCCGATGACTTCATTCGTCGCAACCCCCGCAGCCGCTGA
- a CDS encoding MFS transporter — protein sequence MSIYNKLDLTGWKPEQLTPAQVRFATWIAFFAWVFAVYDFILFGTLLPEIGRHFNWSEVEQAEIATWVAVGTAVVALAIGPLVDRLGRRMGIIFTVSGAAICSALTAIGGAWGKSPLILIRSLGGLGYAEETVNATYLSELYAASDDPRLAKRRGFIYSLVQGGWPVGALTAAGLTAVLLPTIGWQGCFIFAAIPAIVIAIMARKLKESPQFQIHQRIGQLRKSGAVADAQAVASTYGVDYEEHSKAGLAAAFRGTSRRATLVIGAAILLNWAAIQVFSVLGTTVIVSVHHISFENSLIILVLSNLVGYCGYLSHGWMGDKIGRRNVIALGWMLGGLSFAGMLYGPSNLPMVVGLYSLGLFFLIGPYSAALFFIGESFPTSIRATGGAIIHAMGPIGAVLAGFGATQVLSAGGNWQTSALYFGALPCFLSGALMFAARHVRPETVK from the coding sequence ATGTCCATCTACAACAAACTCGACCTGACTGGTTGGAAACCCGAGCAATTGACTCCGGCTCAGGTGCGCTTCGCCACCTGGATCGCTTTTTTTGCCTGGGTGTTTGCGGTCTACGACTTCATTCTGTTCGGCACGTTGTTGCCGGAAATCGGCCGGCACTTCAATTGGAGCGAAGTCGAGCAGGCCGAAATCGCCACCTGGGTGGCGGTCGGCACGGCGGTGGTGGCGTTGGCCATTGGTCCCCTGGTGGACCGCCTGGGCCGGCGCATGGGGATCATCTTCACTGTCAGCGGCGCAGCGATCTGTTCGGCACTGACGGCCATCGGCGGTGCCTGGGGCAAGTCGCCGTTGATCCTGATCCGTTCTCTGGGCGGGTTGGGTTATGCGGAGGAGACCGTCAATGCCACCTATCTGAGCGAGCTTTACGCCGCCTCCGATGACCCGAGACTGGCCAAACGACGTGGTTTCATCTACAGCCTGGTGCAGGGTGGCTGGCCGGTGGGCGCGCTGACCGCCGCCGGGTTGACCGCCGTGCTGCTGCCGACCATCGGCTGGCAGGGCTGTTTTATCTTTGCGGCGATCCCGGCCATCGTCATTGCGATCATGGCGCGCAAGCTCAAGGAAAGCCCGCAGTTCCAGATCCACCAGCGCATCGGCCAGTTGCGCAAGAGCGGCGCGGTTGCCGATGCCCAAGCGGTGGCGTCCACCTACGGCGTCGATTACGAGGAACACAGCAAGGCCGGCCTCGCGGCGGCCTTTCGCGGCACATCGCGACGCGCGACGCTGGTGATCGGCGCGGCGATCCTGCTCAACTGGGCGGCGATCCAGGTGTTCAGCGTGCTCGGCACCACGGTGATCGTCAGCGTGCACCATATCTCCTTCGAAAACTCGTTGATCATCCTGGTGCTCTCCAACCTGGTGGGCTACTGCGGTTACCTGAGCCATGGCTGGATGGGCGACAAGATTGGCCGGCGCAATGTCATCGCGTTGGGCTGGATGCTGGGTGGGCTGTCGTTTGCCGGCATGCTCTACGGTCCGAGCAACCTGCCGATGGTGGTCGGCCTTTACAGTCTGGGCCTGTTCTTCCTGATCGGGCCCTATTCGGCGGCGCTGTTTTTCATCGGTGAGAGTTTCCCCACCAGCATCCGCGCCACGGGCGGCGCGATTATCCATGCCATGGGGCCGATCGGCGCGGTGCTGGCCGGGTTCGGTGCCACCCAGGTGTTGTCGGCGGGGGGCAACTGGCAGACCTCGGCGCTGTACTTCGGCGCGCTGCCTTGTTTCCTCTCCGGTGCGCTGATGTTCGCGGCGCGCCACGTCCGTCCGGAAACCGTGAAGTAA
- a CDS encoding SDR family NAD(P)-dependent oxidoreductase yields MTRRVALITGAASGIGQALAVAYARHGVAVAAGYLPAAPHDPQDTRQQIEALGGECLMLPLDVTDTRSVDNLAEQAFSTFGRLDYAVANAGLLRRAPLLEMNDEAWNAMLDVDLTGVMRTFRASVRYMTEGGALVAISSIAGGVYGWQDHSHYAAAKAGVPGLCRSLAVELAGQGIRCNAVIPGLIETPQSLDSKNSLGPEGLAKAARAIPLGRVGRADEVASLVRFLTSDESSYLTGQSIIIDGGLTVRWPD; encoded by the coding sequence ATGACCCGTAGAGTTGCATTGATTACCGGTGCCGCCAGCGGCATCGGCCAGGCCCTTGCCGTGGCGTATGCCCGCCACGGTGTGGCCGTGGCCGCAGGCTACTTGCCGGCGGCCCCCCACGACCCGCAAGACACCCGCCAACAGATCGAGGCGTTGGGTGGCGAATGCCTGATGCTGCCACTGGACGTGACCGACACTCGCTCGGTGGATAACCTGGCCGAGCAGGCGTTCAGCACCTTCGGGCGTCTCGATTACGCGGTGGCCAACGCTGGCCTGCTGCGCCGCGCGCCCCTGTTGGAAATGAACGACGAGGCCTGGAACGCCATGCTCGATGTCGATCTGACCGGGGTGATGCGCACCTTCCGCGCCAGCGTTCGCTACATGACCGAAGGCGGTGCGTTGGTGGCGATTTCTTCGATCGCCGGCGGTGTGTATGGCTGGCAGGACCACTCTCATTACGCCGCGGCCAAGGCCGGTGTGCCGGGCCTATGCCGTTCTCTGGCGGTCGAGTTGGCCGGGCAGGGCATTCGCTGCAATGCGGTGATCCCGGGCCTGATCGAGACGCCGCAGTCATTGGACAGTAAAAACTCCCTCGGGCCCGAAGGCCTGGCCAAGGCGGCCCGGGCGATTCCGCTAGGGCGAGTCGGCCGCGCCGATGAGGTGGCGTCGCTGGTGCGGTTCTTGACCAGCGACGAGTCCAGCTACCTGACGGGCCAGAGCATCATCATTGATGGCGGCCTGACCGTGCGTTGGCCGGATTGA
- a CDS encoding SDR family NAD(P)-dependent oxidoreductase, protein MQQLFNRRAVITGAGSGIGAAIARAYAAQGARLVLADRDAERLSTTAKDCRALAVEVYECVADVGTLEGAQAGVDACVEHFGGIDILVNNAGMLTQARCTELSIDMWNDMLRVDLTSVFIASQRALPHMLAQRWGRIINVASQLGIKGGAELSHYAAAKAGVIGFTKSLALEVAADNVLVNAIAPGPIETPLVAGISESWKQAKSAELPLRRFGLATEVAPTAVLLASDPGGNLFVGQTLGPNAGDVMP, encoded by the coding sequence ATGCAACAACTGTTCAACCGCCGCGCCGTGATCACCGGCGCCGGCAGCGGCATCGGTGCTGCCATCGCGCGGGCTTATGCCGCGCAAGGCGCGCGCCTGGTGCTGGCCGATCGCGATGCAGAACGCTTGTCCACCACCGCAAAGGACTGTCGCGCGCTGGCGGTCGAGGTGTACGAGTGCGTGGCCGATGTCGGCACGCTCGAAGGGGCCCAGGCTGGGGTCGATGCGTGCGTCGAGCACTTTGGCGGTATCGATATTCTGGTCAACAACGCCGGTATGCTGACCCAGGCGCGCTGCACCGAGCTGAGCATCGACATGTGGAACGACATGCTCCGGGTCGACTTGACCAGCGTGTTCATCGCCAGTCAGCGAGCCTTGCCCCACATGCTGGCGCAGCGCTGGGGACGGATCATCAACGTCGCCTCGCAATTGGGCATCAAAGGCGGGGCCGAACTCAGTCACTACGCGGCGGCCAAGGCTGGGGTGATCGGTTTTACCAAGTCACTGGCCTTGGAAGTGGCCGCCGACAATGTGTTGGTCAACGCCATCGCCCCCGGGCCGATCGAAACACCGCTGGTGGCCGGCATCAGCGAAAGCTGGAAACAGGCCAAGTCCGCCGAGCTGCCGTTGCGACGCTTCGGCCTGGCCACGGAAGTGGCGCCCACCGCCGTACTGCTGGCCAGTGACCCGGGAGGCAACCTGTTCGTGGGGCAAACCCTGGGACCGAACGCTGGCGACGTCATGCCATGA
- a CDS encoding CobW family GTP-binding protein gives MSIALNVITGFLGSGKTTLLNRLLQDESLGDTALLINEFGDIGIDHLLVQEVAPDTVLLPSGCVCCSIRGELKDALLDLLVRRDRGEIPAFRRVILETTGLADPAPILATLNNDVQLRGRFHIGLVVTLVDACHAELQARIHPEWLAQVAAADRLLLSKTDQAAAPAVSELRRRLQALNPGAPLLDTHEVLSGDQLLLGEGLHGAAPEVEVARWQLHRPLGQVTQHGQAQVCCLTFDQPLDWIGFGVWLSMLLRCHGERILRVKGLLNVNSLQAPVVIHGVQHCLHAPVHLPRWPSAERQSRLVFIVRGLDPERLRHSFDVFARCFAPAAEVSA, from the coding sequence ATGAGCATTGCCCTGAACGTCATCACCGGTTTTCTCGGCAGCGGCAAGACCACCTTGCTCAACCGTCTGCTGCAAGACGAAAGCCTCGGTGACACCGCGTTGTTGATCAATGAATTCGGCGATATCGGCATCGATCACTTGTTGGTCCAGGAAGTGGCGCCGGACACCGTGTTGTTGCCCAGTGGATGCGTCTGCTGTTCCATCCGCGGCGAGTTGAAAGACGCGTTGCTCGATCTGCTGGTGCGGCGTGACCGAGGCGAAATCCCGGCTTTTCGACGGGTGATCCTGGAGACGACCGGGCTGGCCGATCCGGCGCCGATCCTGGCGACACTCAACAACGACGTGCAATTGCGCGGACGCTTCCATATTGGCTTGGTGGTGACGCTGGTAGATGCCTGTCACGCCGAACTGCAGGCGCGCATTCACCCGGAGTGGCTGGCCCAGGTTGCCGCCGCGGACCGCCTGCTGTTGAGCAAGACCGACCAGGCCGCTGCGCCGGCTGTCAGCGAGTTGCGCCGACGGCTGCAAGCGCTGAACCCGGGGGCACCGCTGCTCGACACCCACGAAGTGCTCAGTGGCGATCAATTATTGTTGGGCGAAGGTCTGCACGGCGCGGCGCCTGAAGTCGAGGTGGCCCGTTGGCAATTGCATCGTCCGCTGGGCCAGGTCACTCAGCATGGTCAGGCCCAGGTTTGCTGCCTGACCTTCGATCAGCCGCTGGACTGGATCGGCTTCGGGGTCTGGTTGTCGATGCTGCTAAGATGCCACGGCGAACGCATTCTTCGCGTCAAGGGATTGCTCAACGTGAACAGCCTCCAGGCCCCAGTCGTCATCCATGGCGTGCAGCATTGCCTGCACGCGCCGGTACACCTGCCCCGCTGGCCCAGTGCCGAGCGCCAATCGCGCTTGGTATTTATCGTCAGGGGCCTGGACCCGGAGCGGTTGCGGCATTCGTTCGATGTCTTTGCTCGTTGCTTCGCACCGGCGGCTGAGGTGAGTGCCTGA
- a CDS encoding ABC transporter substrate-binding protein translates to MTSGTPITLRVLGTSVTLLESLRVRAEQDLGIRLVYQVHSVEQAQRIAVMQPDSYDLYDQWFHNVDFVWPARAIQPIDTRRIALWHEINDLPKRGRLSAADRPVSGSVPNERLYVQHDGSLGSTVSDYISMLPLTHNADSFAYRPERLPMGFSRDNESWGWLLDPAWSGRTALQSDAAIGAIDAALAIQGKGLASFKDIGNLSIEEIDSLADVLVRKQREGHFAAFWSDDEQAAQLMLSPTIDIESLWSPTLMRLHRAGIKYRLAVPREGYRAWFGGLSVSRHARGAVLDAAYAFLNWWLSGWPGAVMARQGYYISNPPRSRDHLSDAEWDYWYAGKPAREVLPGSDGEPLIDIGEIRDGGSYEQRMGHIAVWNSVMDEHNYLVRRWGDFLRAANKGR, encoded by the coding sequence ATGACCAGCGGCACGCCCATCACGTTGCGGGTACTTGGCACCTCCGTCACGCTCCTAGAATCCCTGCGGGTCCGAGCCGAACAGGACCTTGGCATTCGCCTGGTCTATCAGGTCCACAGTGTCGAGCAGGCCCAGCGCATTGCGGTGATGCAACCGGACAGCTACGACCTGTACGACCAGTGGTTTCACAACGTTGATTTCGTCTGGCCGGCCAGAGCGATCCAGCCCATCGACACCCGGCGCATCGCTTTGTGGCATGAGATCAACGACCTGCCCAAGCGCGGCCGGTTGTCCGCCGCGGATCGCCCGGTCAGCGGCAGCGTGCCCAATGAGCGCCTGTACGTGCAACATGACGGCAGCCTGGGCAGCACCGTCAGCGACTACATCAGCATGTTGCCGTTGACCCACAACGCCGACAGTTTTGCCTACCGCCCGGAACGCTTGCCGATGGGATTTTCCCGTGACAACGAGAGTTGGGGCTGGCTGCTCGATCCGGCCTGGAGCGGTCGCACGGCGCTGCAAAGCGACGCGGCGATTGGCGCCATCGATGCGGCGCTGGCGATACAGGGCAAGGGCTTGGCGTCGTTCAAGGACATCGGCAATCTCAGCATCGAAGAGATCGACAGCCTGGCCGACGTCTTGGTGCGCAAACAGCGCGAAGGCCATTTCGCGGCGTTCTGGTCAGATGACGAACAGGCGGCGCAACTGATGCTCAGCCCGACCATCGACATCGAGAGCCTCTGGTCCCCGACGCTCATGCGCCTGCATCGGGCCGGGATCAAGTACCGCCTTGCCGTGCCCCGTGAGGGTTATCGCGCTTGGTTCGGTGGGCTTTCCGTGTCACGCCATGCCCGGGGAGCGGTGCTGGATGCCGCCTATGCGTTTCTTAATTGGTGGCTCTCGGGATGGCCTGGCGCGGTCATGGCGCGCCAGGGTTATTACATCAGCAACCCGCCCCGCAGCCGCGATCATTTGAGCGATGCCGAATGGGACTATTGGTACGCCGGCAAACCGGCCCGTGAAGTGTTGCCGGGCAGCGATGGCGAACCGCTGATCGACATCGGCGAAATTCGCGACGGCGGTTCGTATGAGCAACGCATGGGCCATATCGCCGTGTGGAACTCGGTGATGGACGAGCACAATTACCTGGTGCGCCGTTGGGGGGATTTTCTGCGGGCGGCCAACAAAGGTCGCTGA
- the trxC gene encoding thioredoxin TrxC: protein MLIPCPHCNGLNRIPAERLGDQPKCGRCKAQVLLSKPFELKQGDYASQIKGDLPLLVDVWADWCGPCKSFAPVFEQAAAQLTGKCRLAKLDSEANQQLSAQLGIRSIPSLILFKDGREVARQSGALPLPQLMSWLRSQGI, encoded by the coding sequence ATGCTGATCCCCTGCCCCCATTGCAACGGGCTCAACCGCATCCCCGCCGAACGCCTGGGCGACCAGCCCAAGTGCGGGCGCTGCAAAGCCCAGGTGTTATTGAGCAAACCGTTCGAACTCAAGCAAGGCGACTACGCCAGCCAGATCAAGGGTGACCTGCCATTGCTGGTGGATGTGTGGGCCGATTGGTGTGGGCCGTGCAAGTCCTTCGCACCGGTGTTCGAACAGGCCGCCGCGCAACTGACGGGCAAATGCCGGTTGGCCAAGCTCGACAGCGAGGCCAACCAGCAGCTGTCGGCGCAGTTGGGGATCCGCTCGATTCCCAGCCTGATTCTGTTCAAGGACGGCCGGGAAGTGGCGCGCCAGAGCGGTGCATTGCCGTTACCGCAACTCATGAGCTGGTTGCGCAGCCAGGGCATTTGA
- the ycaC gene encoding isochorismate family cysteine hydrolase YcaC, with the protein MTTSYNRLDKDNAAVLLVDHQAGLLSLVRDIDPDRFKNNVLALADLAKYFQLPTILTTSFETGPNGPLMPELKTLFPDAPYIARPGQINAWDNEDFVKAIKATGKKQLIIAGVVTEVCVAFPALSALAEGFDVFVVTDASGTFNELTRQSAWDRMSSSGAQLMTWFGLACELHRDWRNDVEGLATLFSNHIPDYRNLMTSYNTLTNAK; encoded by the coding sequence ATGACCACTTCCTACAACCGTCTCGACAAAGATAACGCCGCCGTTCTGCTGGTTGACCACCAGGCCGGCCTGCTCTCCCTGGTCCGCGACATCGACCCGGACCGCTTCAAGAACAACGTGCTGGCCCTGGCCGACCTGGCGAAGTACTTCCAGCTGCCGACTATCCTCACCACCAGCTTCGAAACCGGTCCCAACGGCCCGCTGATGCCGGAACTCAAGACCCTGTTCCCGGACGCGCCGTACATCGCTCGTCCTGGCCAGATCAACGCCTGGGACAACGAAGACTTCGTCAAGGCGATCAAGGCCACCGGCAAGAAACAACTGATCATCGCCGGTGTGGTCACCGAAGTCTGCGTGGCCTTCCCGGCCCTGTCGGCCCTGGCCGAAGGTTTCGACGTGTTCGTGGTCACCGATGCTTCCGGCACGTTCAACGAACTGACCCGTCAATCGGCCTGGGACCGTATGTCTTCCTCGGGCGCGCAATTGATGACCTGGTTCGGCCTGGCCTGTGAGCTGCACCGCGACTGGCGCAACGATGTGGAAGGGCTGGCGACCTTGTTCTCCAACCACATCCCGGACTATCGCAACCTGATGACCAGCTACAACACGCTGACCAACGCTAAATAA
- a CDS encoding LysR family transcriptional regulator, protein MEDLNTLYYFTQVVEHRGFAAAGRALDMPKSKLSRRIAQLEERLGVRLLHRTSRHCTLTEIGQAYYQRCLAMRVEAESAAEVIERNRSEPQGLVRISCPTALLNSWVGPMLTRYMLKYPRVELFIESTNRRVDLIHEGFDIALRVRFPPLENTDMVMKVLSNSTQCLVGSPDYLERLSSPASPADLNGLPSVHWGAAQREYQWELFGPDGTRALIRHEPRMVTDDLLALRHAVLAGIGVAHLPTVVVREDIAAGRLVELVPGWTPKCGIVHAIFASRRGLLPSVRALIDFLAEEFSHSDMA, encoded by the coding sequence ATCGAAGACCTCAACACGCTTTACTATTTCACCCAGGTGGTCGAGCACCGTGGGTTCGCCGCTGCGGGCCGCGCGCTGGACATGCCCAAGTCGAAGCTCAGCCGACGCATAGCCCAACTGGAGGAGCGTCTCGGGGTGCGGCTACTCCACCGCACCAGTCGCCATTGCACGCTGACGGAGATCGGCCAGGCCTATTACCAGCGCTGCCTGGCGATGCGGGTGGAGGCCGAGAGCGCGGCCGAAGTGATCGAGCGCAACCGTTCCGAACCCCAGGGGCTGGTGCGCATCAGCTGTCCGACGGCGCTGCTCAACAGTTGGGTCGGGCCGATGCTGACCCGCTACATGCTCAAGTACCCGCGGGTGGAGTTGTTCATCGAAAGCACTAACCGTCGGGTCGACCTGATCCATGAAGGTTTTGATATCGCCTTGAGGGTGCGCTTTCCACCGTTGGAAAACACCGACATGGTCATGAAGGTGCTGAGCAACAGTACCCAGTGCCTGGTGGGTAGCCCGGATTATCTCGAGCGCTTGTCTTCACCCGCCTCCCCGGCGGACCTCAACGGTTTGCCCAGCGTGCATTGGGGCGCGGCGCAGCGCGAATACCAGTGGGAATTGTTCGGCCCCGACGGCACCCGCGCACTCATCCGCCATGAGCCGCGCATGGTCACCGACGACCTGCTGGCCCTGCGTCACGCGGTGCTGGCCGGCATCGGCGTCGCCCACTTGCCCACCGTGGTGGTGCGTGAAGACATCGCGGCTGGCCGGCTGGTGGAGCTGGTACCGGGCTGGACGCCCAAGTGCGGGATCGTCCATGCGATCTTTGCCTCACGGCGCGGGTTGCTGCCGTCGGTGCGTGCGCTGATTGATTTTCTGGCCGAGGAATTCAGCCACAGCGACATGGCGTAG
- the selO gene encoding protein adenylyltransferase SelO, translated as MKTLETLTFDNRFARLGDGLSTHVLPEPIDNPRLVVASPTAMALLDLDPAEAEAPLFAEIFGGHKLWAETEPRAMVYSGHQFGHYNPQLGDGRGLLLGEVYNQAGQHWDLHLKGAGQTPFSRMGDGRAVLRSSIREFLASEALHALGIPTTRALCVIGSDTPVWREKQERAAMVLRLAPSHVRFGHFEYFYYTKKPELQAALAEHVLNLHFAECREQPEPYLAMFREIVERNAELIAKWQAYGFCHGVMNTDNMSILGITFDFGPFAFLDDFDANFICNHSDDQGRYSFSNQVPIGQWNLSALAQALTPFISVEALRETLGLYLPLYQAHYLDLMRRRLGLTSAEEDDQKLVERLLQLMQNSGVDYSLFFRRLGDQAPEQAVTTLRDDFVDLKGFDAWGELYVARVNREGPVDQDQRRTRMHAVNPLYVLRNYLAQKAIDAAESGDYDEVRRLHTVLSKPFEEQPGMDSYAQRPPEWGKHLEISCSS; from the coding sequence ATGAAAACGCTGGAAACCCTGACCTTCGATAATCGCTTCGCCCGGCTGGGCGACGGGTTATCGACCCATGTGCTCCCCGAGCCCATCGACAATCCACGCCTGGTGGTCGCCAGCCCGACGGCCATGGCATTGCTCGATCTGGACCCGGCCGAAGCCGAGGCACCGCTGTTTGCCGAGATCTTTGGCGGCCATAAGTTGTGGGCCGAAACCGAACCAAGGGCGATGGTGTATTCGGGGCATCAGTTCGGCCACTACAACCCGCAATTGGGGGATGGCCGTGGATTGTTGCTGGGCGAAGTGTACAACCAGGCTGGGCAGCACTGGGACCTGCACCTCAAGGGTGCCGGCCAGACGCCGTTCTCACGGATGGGCGACGGGCGCGCGGTGCTGCGTTCCTCGATCCGTGAATTTCTCGCGTCCGAAGCCCTGCATGCCCTGGGCATCCCCACCACCCGTGCCTTGTGCGTGATCGGTTCGGACACCCCGGTGTGGCGCGAAAAACAGGAGCGCGCCGCGATGGTCCTGCGCCTGGCGCCCAGCCATGTGCGCTTCGGCCATTTCGAATATTTCTACTACACCAAGAAACCCGAGCTGCAAGCGGCCCTCGCCGAGCATGTGTTGAACCTGCACTTTGCCGAGTGCCGCGAGCAGCCGGAGCCGTACCTGGCGATGTTCCGCGAAATCGTCGAGCGCAACGCCGAGCTGATTGCCAAATGGCAGGCCTACGGTTTCTGCCACGGCGTGATGAACACCGACAACATGTCGATCCTGGGCATCACTTTCGACTTCGGGCCGTTCGCCTTCCTCGACGACTTCGACGCCAACTTCATCTGCAACCACTCCGATGACCAGGGCCGTTACTCGTTCAGCAACCAAGTGCCCATCGGCCAGTGGAACCTCAGCGCCCTGGCCCAGGCCTTGACGCCCTTCATCAGCGTCGAAGCCCTGCGCGAAACCCTGGGGTTGTACTTGCCGCTTTACCAGGCCCATTACCTGGACCTGATGCGCCGCCGCCTCGGCCTGACAAGCGCCGAAGAAGACGACCAGAAACTGGTGGAGCGCTTGCTGCAATTGATGCAGAACAGCGGCGTCGACTACAGCCTGTTCTTCCGCCGACTGGGCGACCAGGCGCCCGAGCAAGCCGTGACCACCCTGCGCGATGACTTCGTCGACCTCAAGGGCTTCGACGCCTGGGGCGAACTGTATGTTGCCCGCGTCAATCGCGAAGGCCCCGTTGATCAAGACCAACGCCGTACCCGCATGCACGCCGTCAACCCGCTGTACGTGCTACGCAACTACCTGGCGCAAAAAGCCATCGACGCCGCCGAGTCAGGCGACTACGACGAAGTGCGCCGCCTGCACACCGTGTTGAGCAAGCCTTTCGAAGAGCAACCGGGCATGGACAGCTACGCGCAACGTCCGCCGGAGTGGGGCAAGCACCTGGAGATCAGTTGCTCGTCGTAA